AAATTAACAGAAGAGACTTTTTTTAGGAATAAAGTAAAGAAATATTTCACTTTGTCTTTCTGCCGATGATGAGGTCGAGTGACCATCCACCAATTGACGTCAATTGATCACTTTATTTATGGTATTCCTAAAAGGATCTTAAACGCAGATATATTTAGGGACCTGCGAACTAAGTTAGCGATCATTTTCTCGTCAAAATGCAAGCAGGAACAAGTTTCTTTAATAGTAACACGCCGACGATTGTGATACGAAGCCTTTTCGATAAGTACGACAAGAGTGGAACAGGTACGTTAGACTCCACCGAATTAGATGACCTTCTGCAGAAAGATCTAGGATTCAAGAAGGATCAAGCCAAGGTTTATTCGTTGTTATTAGACAAGGATGGCGATCAAAGCATCTCGTTTGAGGAATTTCTGGCCTGGCTTCGAAGTGGAGAGCGTTTTGAATTTCTCCGCGATCAACAACAGTTCCAAACCCTTTGTAAAGCAGTGGATCTCTTCAAAACATATGACAAGGATAACAACAACAGCTTGAGTCAAGACGAACTGAAACTCTTGCTTGATTCTTTGGGATACAAGGAAGTAGATGTGAAGAGGTTTTTCGAATACCTTGATGAacacaaaaatggaaaaatctcGTTTTGCGAACTAATGAAATGGTTAAACTGGGTCTCCGTCGATTAAGAAGCCATATACGAAGACGAACTCAAATGAAGGAGCAGCCGGAAGCCAAGACCCTAGCAATAAAAGCCCGGAAAAGCGAAATACCTTTTTTCGTTCGGTTTACTAACAAACAGTTTGGCCAGGGCGTTTTATTTTTCCTTAGTTTGTATATTCTGTCTGgaaaaaactgacaaaatgtaGAATTAGAACGACCAGCTgctgtcatgtttttttttgtccctaTTAGAGGTAATATTGGGTGTTTCGAGGTGAAGTAGTTTATAACAACAATACGCGCTATAAATGTTGTCGACGTGCCCTAGCATGGTGCATCTAACAGTAAAATCAAAATAGTGTGAGAGCCGTCTAAGTGTCAGTAACCAAGCGAATACAAGGAAAATGAACATGTCTTGGTCTTAGTTGGCTCAGTAGTTTGAGGCCatttagtgattttttttttcaaactgagGAAAATTGCTTTAAACCTATCCTCGAAATAAAATACTTGTTTTGGGTCATAAAAGCGTTGCTATGTCCTCAAACGATCCTGGTTACTATATTAAGAAGATTATATTGAATTTAACTTGATATGCTTGAGTCGCTAAACACAGACATCTAATTTGCATTAAATCCACAATATTATATTATTCTATTTGTACTTTGGTCCTTAGAACCGTGGGTTACCGAAATTCAACCCCAGTTGTCCTGGCTTTAGCATTTCCAGAAGAGACTAATAATTAGTTGGTATAAAACAAATTATGGAACTGAGTATGTCTTTTCCATTGCTAACGGCTGTTGGAGGAAGGACTGTGCCCAGATTCTTGAGgggtcattagggagcttaagatctacgacgacgacgtcgtcgaaaccgccagaaaacaatgatatcattggttaaaagagcatgaataatcgtgctgcacgtgcggcacggattttagctcatatttttgcggttctctgcatgacgacgacgttaaatgactaaattttaggttttgacgacaacgttagcatgcaacagagaatctttcattctctattttcagtctgaaaccgctcgtaccaatttatttttaggaaacttcgcccacattgtacgaagtgaacgaggtggaataatcgcgaaagacttttactagagcaaagctctattttgaggtgacgttttcgtcgacgtcgccgtcgtagatcttaagctccctattaacttTCTCTAACGGTTCGGTATTAGTTTATTCGCTATTGGTCGCACTTGTTCTTTGAATATTCTTCGCACAGACAAGAAGATGCTATCACCGTAACATTCCGAAATGcgtaaaaagaaaacttgggAAAATAAGTTATTGTATGTACGTATTAAAAAAGTCACATCTTTCACACAAAAGGCAGTGCTTCCATTCGAAGTCGGGTTTTATGCGCACGGGAAAAGCCGAAAATCCCAAATCAGGCATCCCACAAAAACAAATGACCCATATTACAATCATGTTATTTACAAGCACTCGAAAACAATATTAAGTATTTGCTTTTTTTATGTTCATGATAACATTGCTGCGGTAACCTTACCAACAGTATACTGCTATCAGGGTTGGAAGATGGCAATACTAAATATACAATTCTTAGTCTTTTGCGGAATTAAAGTTCTGAAATCATTCTACACAAATCTCATGGGGACTGGTACCGAGAATTACGTGTACGCAACAGTTTATTGGTCGAGCGTTGCACCGACATCGGCCAACATCGGCCATGGATTCGAATCGTATTGGAGCCACCTGAGGCTGttttcaggtgtcaaaaagagacaattgcttataTTGTCAAGGTATGTGCGAACGTAACTGCTGGTTTCTCTCGTCTCTGTGAGCGTCTTGAGCAACATTCTTCTTGTTTGTTCATTTAAAGGGCAAGTTCTCGGTATCAGCAATAAGAATGTTATTGCAAACGACaccatagaccctttgcatatatGGCGCCTAAagttgaataacaatactttgcacATCCTTGACCTCGGATTTATGTTTCTAGACAAAGGATCTttcacatgaatgtgaggcttaggATGTACATTGCCATTTATGCGAAGGGTCTATAGCATGATCGATTACAAAGACCATTTTTGACTCCTTAATCTGGTATCCAAAGACTTCTAGCATTCTCTCACGCAAACAAGCCTCTCTCGGCTGTTTCTCTCGATGGTTATCACTAGCAGCCAATAATATCCAAGGTAAAAATAGAGGACAAAGTCAAAGGACACTACTTAAGAATATCATGAAATAAGGCTGAGAGTGATATTTAACCGATCATTCCATAATCGCgtgttggctataaccagtctcatatccaacacgcaCGAagggaataattgtttcattaattttcattaaaattctGAACGTTTGGACACTTGGAAGTTAAAGTCAATCAGTTTCCACCTTCACAACATTTGACGcgatcagtttccatattaggtcatacggtatatgagctgaaaACCGAGAtagagtgaaccaatcagaaagctagaaacgcaatatccgaggaCGAACATTCAATAAAAAGAATCGTTCAGTTGTTAGAGCAAGGGCAGCGCAATCGGACGGCCATGAGAGAGTCATGGCCTCGGTTAACTTCTATTTCATGTTATTAAAagctgaactacggatatcagatttcctgCATTTTTATTGGCTCCCCGGGCACATGTTATCAGTTCacatacctgctgtacctaatatggtcaaggaacacgtcagcaataaagcaaaaaaacacttttgccGCCCtgaggaaaaaatggccgacaaaagccgttttggaccgcaaTTGACCGAGGCAGTAATCGATGCTTTAGGGGAAgaattgttgatcctggagtttttaataagacaattattctactcgggctggctggatatttaacaactattcaccgaagtggaggtggctagcggtggatatttaccgagccgcgaagcggcgaggtaaatatccaacgctagccaccgacactgaggtgaatagttgttaaatatccaGCCAGCCCGAgtatatccaacgctagccaccgacactgaggtgaatagttgttttagtatatactaaaacattgagataatatacagcaccaaaaattaatttggatgttttcttcacttgtcacggatgcaaatcgggacgccattttttcccgagttgctcggaggtaaatagcacaggatattcggagtttgacgagccaatcagcgcccgcgttcaacgctatccactgctTTAGAATATactaaatagaggatattacatgaccgcgcggggatacgaatttaattttcgagtgctgaaagtatctctcacgagtgagcgaagcgaacaagcatgttgtgtaacatgaaacaagatatgaaagttatgaaaaacaaaccaTGATAAGGTAGAATTTTGCAATTAAAATGTTAATGAAGTAGAGAAGAATTacattaaagcacaaaagtatcttacaatgaagaggaagctcgggttttttaaatttaaaaagtgttgtgttgtttcttaaaatgttGATATCTCTGCTACTATCCAGAccgacgacacctatattctcacatgtgaaagataaaaatgatatgttcactgcgcgcggtgaagatatgattatTTAGTGAAAGGAAGAATCCTGGTAGTTCATCGGTATCTTTATAATAAAAAATGATTCTAACCAACTCGGAgcgttatctatcacttctTAGTaccacccaactagtggactaatgcaaatcctgcattttgataggctaagctactagaggactgtaagtaatagtcctcgaggagcgaaaagcgtgatgctttctttcgtttaattcccaattaaatatttctttaacttgcatttgctaacgttattattgccttttctgtccgactagttgggtgatactaaaacaattagacccttcgccctcaagggccacgggtcaatagcccatttggcttcgcctcatgggctttTGACCCGTAGctcttgcgggctacgggtctaattgttaaatatccagcgcgccctcggaAAATAATTACGGAGCTGACGCaagaacgacgacgacggcttcgAGTACACCAAAAAATAATAGGTTGAATGAGCAAAAATAAAAGCTCTGCGCACCCTGCAcatgcgttttacattttggtgcatttctttgccgtcctcgtcctgaaaacgacgtgaattgacaaaatttgaggttgtgtataggacgtgagaacctgacgaaacatttttaattttctccccaaacaaccacacaatTCATGCcatttttattcctgcaaaggttgatacacacttttccattccgaacgacttggggttGTAACGaagttattacaataacggcAAGTTCTAAACCAGGGAATGGAGGAAAGGGAAACGAGGAACGGGGAATCTCGGTCCCGGTTCCAATTCAACCGATTTCCCATTCCCTGTTTTAGAACTAGCCTTACAATAACGGGCAGTAATATTTTTAGAAGACGTTCTCGTTggtgtcatcgtcatcgtcctTACGTAAGCTCCCTGATGTTAtttaataggtggttttcacaagacgtcatcgccgccatgttggtggacgaaaaaaaaaaagatctctcattagcatcttttgtttgtccacctacaatagaaaaaccttaaataacaagaccacaaccaggttttctgagcccgcgagactgagcacccccagcgaACCATTGTTtcaacgaaaaccgctggtcagcaacttggttctggtcattgctgtctaaggtcttccccAGTCTTCCCCTACCATAGGCCAtaatcaaaaataccataatactctttgtttgccctccaaaattttgcaatggtcCCTTTTTTACCTTTACGCAAAATTTTGCAGGTCAAACAAAGAgcgaagagtattatggtatttttgaaagtggcctatcgCCGAGCTCGATATATAATGTCGGAAATGATGCagtaattatttatttgtaaACGTGACTTTAGCTCCGTACTGATTGTAGACGATATGATTTAAGAAACCGTTGAGTGATatgtaaggtaaggtaaagtctctgttacgagcctagaaggcccatcaggccggcgcttatctccggtttctgtagcatgaagcgactaggagtatttatactcccccctggatgggatgctagtccatagcagggttacccccagcattacgccggtacccattgagagaggcaccgtgagagtaaagtgtcttgcccaacaacacaacacaatgtccccggccaggccccgaacccggaccactcgatccggagtcgagcgcactaaccacgaggccaccgcgcctcacaagagaaaataaaaacactggttatgcaaaattttgcaggtCAAACAAAGAgcgaagagtattatggtatttttgaacaTGGCCTATCGCCGAGCTCGATATATTATGTCGGAAATGATGCagtaattatttatttgtaaACGTGACTTTAGCTCCGTACTGATTGTAGACGATATGATTTAAGAAACCGTTGAGTGATATGTGAAACACGCAAATTAGACAGCATCGAACTTGTGTTCTCTTGTGAtcatagcctgttccaggctcccagatagtaggaaaagagaaaaaaaatgcctccactcgcttttcccacgcagttgttttcgttttcccgactatctgggagcttTGGAAGAGGCTATTGTGATCAGTGCGGGAAATCGAGATTGTGTGAGTGTGTTGGTTAACTAACTTTGAAGGCAATCCCCCAACAATTAATATTCAGGCACGGCGACGAGGCTTTATGGCCAAATTTCACCGCTCAGTCCGGTTTTCTTTATCTCACAagtttcaaatttaaccatTAACGcttacattacatcattgttatgtgtctctagagattggttgccaACCATCcattccccagttcaaatatataatatttcatatattttattACATTCAGTTTAATCAAAAcaatgtgtaaaaaaaaaatgcttacaCTTTAGAAGTCTTGAGAACACAAATATGAAAAGGAAAGTTTAACTTATTGGAAGGGACCGAGTTTGATAAGAAGAATAGCGCAAATCGAAGACTTTTCTTAAAATCTGCAAAAACTTTCATATCACACGAAAACTGAATTCactaattgttttatttcatcGCATAacagttaaccctttcaccgccagaaatgcaaattgacactaacagattttactctgtctaacgccagacgattttactcgtcaatggggaaccccacgggagtgaaagggttaacaacagctagattcactcaaaaactatgtccccattaaccctttcactcccaagagtgacacttacagattttactctgtctaacgccagacgattttactcgtcaatggggaaccccacaggagtgaaagggttaacaagactagattcactcaaaaactatgtccccgttaaccctttcactcccaagagtgacacttacagattttactctgtctaacgccagacgattttactcatcaatggggaaccccccgggggtgaaagggttaacaacagctagattcactcaaaaactatgtccccattaaccctttcactcccaagagtgacacttacagattttactctgtctaacgccagacgattttactcgtcaatggggaaccccacaggagtgaaagggttaattaaagtGCGCTTCATTGCGTTCTGAGCTTTTTCACCGACAACAACGTATTAAAGTGAGGCGAGGTAACACAAATGACGTTGATTTCTCGACTCGCTAGACCAGTGCAAAGAATCTGGGggccgtttctcaaaagtcccgaaactttacgggcgtcgcaatttcctttgtaactcaagaacggaaagcatttaattcgtcaaacttcaaagttatttttctttttgttaccttgaaaacatgttaaaagagcggctttccaaaacaagcggttggcaatttcacagatggcttttcgggactttcgagaaacgggctcctgACCCCATTAAAAAGTGACAAAAGTTTCCAattccataggaaaattaacaagTATTCCATGCTCGCACTTTGGATGAAATGGTGAGTAGCCGGGCTGGCTTATAACCAATTTCCTATCTAACAagcgcgaaaaaaaaatgctttcctaAATTCGAATAAATTCTGAACGTTTGGATTTCTGGAAATTTCACTCCCGGTTGGAAATTTTTCTCCTTGGCAACACTGGGCGTGATCATACAGTATTAGTGAGCCACTCAAAATACCAGATACGCAATTGCAATCCAAAGTTGAACATTGAATAAAGttatatacctcttactaacctcgttttctcggtccgtactgtaagttacggaccgagttttttcccgttgatttataaatcaacttacagtacggaccgagaaaacgaggttagtaagatatttattatatctctgaggttaatccggcgcgcgggcaaggaaactagtcaaagtcaagcggaaggttcaactgccacaaagattgccgtgccaaaattccaaaaactaaatcttcttggctgttaagtttgaaatagttgtttgcaagattcaaacagttttcagtacaagtttatgcaacagaaatgacatgaaaaactcgctagatgatgttttatcgaaattttaaatttagcgggctgtacagcgggccgtactgtagaatacggcccgctaatttagccaattacagcgcgcgtactatctgagagatataataataacagcAGGAAGTGGGGACATTTAGAGGAGAAGGGGACTCGAGCTTGCTGTTGCGCTCTTTCTCGTTCTCTGGAGGCATATATTTTATCTAGGAATGTGGATAGAGGAATTTGGCGTTCAATGTTCAAGCAATACTATTTCAAGCCTATGATACAATTATTACAACCTGGAGTTAGTCTGCAACCGAAAAAAACGTAATGCCACAAAAATAAAGCGAATGGTTCCTGTATTTACCATTAATAACCCTTCGACTTCCGAGAGCGATCGGTCTATAAATTttcttcacaatttcaatgaaagtcAGTGTCAGTCACACTGGTATTGAGAATGACGATTAtgatcagcttaagaggtgtgatcttgatataacactaaattctcatgactacctaAAAAAGAACTTTGCGGTAGTAGTTGGGAGATTAAACGTTTCTATCATGGGAACGAAAACGTTAACTATACGTTGTGAAATGATTATCagatagcccatttccgagttgctgcatgccttggcttcaaagcgagtcctggcgcacaaccattcaaatggaaaggaGTTGCCTATTCTTACGCAAATCAAACTCGTTTCCCTTTTTAATAcctgagcaccaagactcactttgaaaccaagacaaacagcaactcggaaatggcccattctaCCTTACGGAGTGCCTtacacaaaaaaatgaaaaaatcttACCAGTATAAATACAGATTTCAAGTAGATTATTAAAAGGAATCTCTAAATGCTATCCAAGAATATTCACATGATCAACTTTGCATTCTTgcacaatttctttttcttctctcaaCCACAGACATTTATCCTCTTGGATTGGTTTTTATAATTGAACTCATTTGCGTGGCTTTGCTAGACTAAAGAAGAGATTAGAGCAAACATAAGAAGGCAAATAAGCattgaggccccattagggggtCTTCAAATCCTGCATTCCATTAATTCCTGGCCTAAAcatcctgtaatttttggcgTAAATATCCCATTTCCTGGGACATTGTGTGCAATATGTTTgggtttatagtggaagtgcatttagctatcaagctagttccaaggcaccccacttttaataatcttaaagaaacataaacacgattaagaatcctaactggccAGAGgtaaccagttggctatttacaaagcgtggtagagttgaatccggtaCAACCgcaaacaaattcaaacaagaagttagaacgggatttgaaccggGGGccaccgcatgcaaacccaacgccctaaccactggaccattCCGTCTCCCTAGATGATGGGTGTTTCGGTCTCTCCAGAGGCCGATATTGGTAGATATTGTGACTATTTGatgaaaatagaaaaacaatACTGGCCAATACtgaccaacaaaaaaaaaatgacacgTTTGATGCTCAGTATCCCagaatttcttcttcaagtaatAATTTCCCTCTAAATATCCAGTATCCCTACgattttttacctaaatatccgGTACctcgataacccctaatagcgCCTCGGTATTGTAATAAAGACACTGACAATCAAAATGCACAGTCGGGCACGCTTTCTGAAAAGATTAAGGATGGTGCTCagtaaaccatgcaaaaatacctttgaattagtaggcaccatccttaaaaaAGGGGTTTATAAAAGACAAAAGTGGCTGTATTTGTCGCACAAATTGAAACCAGATTTTTTCTTTGGTCCTGGTGTCTAGATCAcctttagcctgcgtagctgaaAGGATATTTTTATCACAGGATTATTCAAACACTCGCAAGTGAATCGATAGTTCCTTCGTTGCGTTTTGGCCACAAGTGGGCTGCAACTAGCATGGTGAtgagtagttttgaaatccctctctctgattggttgattaacCAAGATGACAAAAATAGGCAGAATTCAAAAATTGCGATAAATGTGGCATGCAGGATTTTCAATCGCAGCCAAAATACAACGAAGCAGCCATCAATTTACTCCTGCCTGTTTAAATAATCCTGCGATAAAAATTAATATCCTGCCAGCCTATGCAAGCTAAATTATCTAAGGCAAAATGGGTGGCTCGCGAAAGATGAGCAGTCTCTAGGATTAGCCGCAAGGCCAAGTAGCATCGACCAGTCCCTATGTGTCTGGTGACCATTTTAGATGTACAAGTTAGAGAAGAAATTCCTTATGAAACAAAACTCGGAGATCCTTACCAGAATAATGGCAATGATGACCCCAAAAAGTCCAATGGCACTTCCAAAGATCTCCACAATCAAAACCTATAAACAACATAAAACTCCAAAATGCAGTGCATATTATGTGATCGTCAAAAGTTGATAACATCATGATATACCTATTCAAatctcattaataataattatgaaccTAGTAGCCTATCCCAAAAACGATAAAAACATCACACGCGCAcgctttaaacccgataaaacaatCCTCATTTAGAATTCTTTATATACAGAATAGTGATAAGACTCAGCTTTTTTGTAAGCTTATATCTTCCTCTCACCATATTATCATTACCTTTGTTTGGACTCCTGAGGATCAAGGTTTTTGGAACGTTTTTGAAGcggttcaaaaaactcgcagcacatgttttatcatGTCTAAAAACCCTCAGCTATGCCTGGTGTTTttaaacctgataaaacactgctgttCATTTTTTAAACAGCACATAAAAACGTCTCCTAGTTATACGTTTTTCactgttatatacctagactcaacaaaacaagcactgtgattggttgattcttggtcacatgtccctgatcaaattcaaacgtattccaaccgggatacaattccgcagtcgTTGCCCACGCCGGATGATTTGTTGTGATTGTTGAAGGGAaattctaaatatataacaaagcacttaaggtggcttactacagttttcgaaaaaaaaaaaagatcaagattttgaaatctgtgaaatgaaTGCAACAGAATGTTTCTTCCAAAGTGTTAGTCACAGCAATtggtgtaaaatgtaattttacttaacaaataaatgcaaatccgggaaatgctaaatatagtcaCCGAACTCCTGGAGGCGGCACTGGAAACCTAAACCAAGAGTTCTCAATCAAATATTTAGGAATCTTAATTGATGCTACTTTATCACCGAAAAGCCAATTAAGTTATATTGGTAAAAGCATTAAGAGAAGCATTGGCATTCTCTCTAAACTTCGCtattttttcaacttgaataTTCTGGTAAATTTATATTAtactttaattaatatatccTTTTCTAATTTATGGTTT
This portion of the Montipora capricornis isolate CH-2021 chromosome 11, ASM3666992v2, whole genome shotgun sequence genome encodes:
- the LOC138024426 gene encoding uncharacterized protein — encoded protein: MQAGTSFFNSNTPTIVIRSLFDKYDKSGTGTLDSTELDDLLQKDLGFKKDQAKVYSLLLDKDGDQSISFEEFLAWLRSGERFEFLRDQQQFQTLCKAVDLFKTYDKDNNNSLSQDELKLLLDSLGYKEVDVKRFFEYLDEHKNGKISFCELMKWLNWVSVD